A genomic region of Sarcophilus harrisii chromosome 6, mSarHar1.11, whole genome shotgun sequence contains the following coding sequences:
- the LOC100919451 gene encoding solute carrier family 22 member 6, which yields MTFTSLLEQLGGLGLFQWLHILALVAPILLTASHNLLQNFSAAVPPHHCRLPPAPLGAGQTGNLSSEGLLRLWVPLDGGHQPERCRQFSRPHWQSLEPNTTSPNGSLPATEPCRDGWTYDRSEFEATIVTEWDLVCDSWKLTQMAQSIYMAGVLVGAMAFGSLADRFGRKALLSWSYLQLGAAGTATAFSPNFSTYCALRFLVGMAVSGIILNCMSLVLEWSPTRTRTMTGTLVSYSATLGQILLPGLAYALPNWRWLQLTLSMPFFAFFGYSWWFAESARWLVLAGRPEQAIQVLKRVARINGRRAEGDGLSIENRQPVDIPGREAPISLPARAGGPHLSPLVLPNPFAPISPSQRSPRLGSRGRDSSHLLSSPSPPSSQRFATSFAYYGVAMDLQGFGLRVHMLQLLFGMVDIPAKLLSTLAMSRAGRRVAQVTALVLAGLGILANLLVPTELAALRTTLAVLGKGCLAASFNCVYLYTGELYPTAIRQTGLGGGSTMARVGGIVAPLVKLTGEQMPLVPPIIYGSIPVLSGLVALGLPETRNRPLKDTVEEVENRFPQQQDTDP from the exons ATGACCTTCACCAGCCTGCTGGAGCAGCTCGGGGGGCTGGGGCTCTTCCAATGGCTGCACATCCTCGCCCTGGTGGCCCCCATCCTCCTGACGGCCTCTCACAACCTCCTGCAGAACTTCTCGGCGGCGGTGCCCCCACACCACTGCCGGCTCCCGCCAGCACCCCTCGGTGCCGGCCAGACGGGGAACCTCAGCTCCGAGGGGCTCCTCCGGCTGTGGGTTCCCCTGGATGGGGGCCACCAGCCCGAGAGGTGCCGGCAGTTCTCCCGACCCCACTGGCAGAGCCTGGAGCCCAACACTACCTCCCCCAATGGGAGCCTCCCCGCCACCGAACCGTGTCGAGACGGATGGACCTATGATCGCAGCGAGTTCGAGGCTACCATCGTGACAGAG TGGGACCTGGTGTGTGACTCCTGGAAACTGACCCAGATGGCACAATCCATTTACATGGCAGGAGTCCTTGTGGGAGCGATGGCGTTTGGGAGCTTGGCAGACAG gTTTGGCCGGAAGGCCCTGCTGAGCTGGTCCTATCTGCAGCTGGGGGCGGCGGGGACCGCCACCGCCTTCTCCCCCAATTTCTCCACCTACTGCGCCCTGCGCTTCCTGGTCGGGATGGCCGTCTCTGGGATCATCCTCAACTGCATGTCTTTGG tTCTAGAGTGGTCCCCCACCCGGACCCGGACGATGACGGGGACCCTGGTCAGCTACTCCGCCACCCTCGGGCAGATACTTCTCCCAGGCCTGGCCTACGCCCTCCCCAACTGGCGCTGGCTCCAGCTCACGCTCTCCATGCCTTTCTTTGCCTTCTTCGGCTACTCCTG GTGGTTTGCAGAGTCAGCCCGGTGGCTGGTCCTGGCTGGGAGACCAGAGCAGGCCATCCAGGTGCTGAAGAGGGTGGCTCGCATCAACGGGAGGAGAGCAGAAGGAGACGGGCTCAGCATCGAG AACAGGCAACCAGTGGACATCCCGGGGAGGGAGGCCCCCATCTCTCTCCCCGCCAGGGCAGGAGGCCCCCATCTCTCTCCCTTGGTCCTCCCGAATCCATTCGCtcccatctctccctctcagagGAGTCCCAGGTTAGGCAGCAGGGGCAGAGACTCCTCgcatctcctttcctccccttcccccccctcttCCCAAAGGTTCGCTACCAGTTTTGCCTATTATGGAGTGGCCATGGACCTGCAGGGCTTCGGGCTGCGGGTCCACATGTTGCAGCTGCTGTTTGGGATGGTGGATATCCCAGCCAAGCTGCTCTCCACTCTGGCCATGAGCCGCGCCGGACGCAGGGTCGCCCAAGTCACCGCCCTGGTGCTTGCTGGACTGGGCATCCTGGCCAACCTCCTGGTGCCCACAG AACTGGCCGCCCTTCGGACAACTCTGGCGGTGTTAGGGAAGGGCTGCCTGGCCGCCTCCTTCAACTGCGTCTACCTGTACACGGGGGAGCTGTACCCCACGGCCATCAG GCAGACTGGCCTGGGGGGAGGAAGCACCATGGCCCGAGTGGGGGGCATCGTGGCCCCACTGGTAAAGCTGACGGGTGAGCAGATGCCTCTGGTGCCCCCCATCATTTACGGCTCCATCCCTGTGCTCTCGGGTCTCGTGGCTCTTGGGCTGCCAGAAACCAGGAACCGGCCCTTGAAGGACACAGTGGAAGAGGTGGAAAACAG GTTCCCCCAACAGCAGGACACGGATCCCTAG